CGTAAACGATAGAAAGAAAAGACGTTAACACGTGCTTAGACGTTTGGTATGTCAGCGTTATTTTAACGCCGttgattttggaaaaaaaaaaactaaaatgtactttattttaaaaaatatatttaattccaaattttaatataaatttaatatatgatcaaaatactcaaattttaatatatgatattttttaaacaacattatgtctaataaaagaaaaattcatattaattatatttaacaaatattaaaactcaattaaataaaaaatattaaaacttaattgagcaaaaataaattaaaataatcataaatttaaatatacatataaattaccaaataaacctattttatagacaaataaaaaacaactttGATAAAGGAATAGGGCAgctgtaattttaaaataataatatatttacagTTTACATTAACTCATAACTTATAGTGATGTTATAGTTAACGAGTAGTTTAGttctcattattattttatttttttcactggTTTATAGACCAACGTGTCATTCCGTCATATGCATAAATAGTAATGACATGAGCACTAGGTTATCAATGTTGTCGTTTGTTTATTCGCTAACAttgttatttaagaaaataagaaattcaaaaaataagatcaaattttttattaaagactaaaaactaaaatatgaaaaagagtGGGAAATAAAAAGATAGTAAACTCTTTTTAACAAGCTGGAGcaaaattttttttctactattTATGGTCATTGcctatgtttttgttttctctctcttcttagTAGTTTCCCCACTGGTCTAATtgataactaatttttttatctatacaAGATAGACGTTTAAGCGAATCCAGCTGGATTGAACCAGCCTCCAaactcaaaaaattaaaataaacaccTAGGagtatttataaattgtttgtCGATAACTCTTTACATTAACAAGAAACTCAAATTCTTTGTGTAATGTACGAGTCATGTTCTTAAGGCTCCAATCTTGTTTGTTAGCTGAGAACCTTTTATGATAtgttaataactaaaattttttaaccatttttttataatgaatatatGTCAAAAATGTATTGGTCCAttcaaatactttttaaaaaaatttcaaatacacCAATCAAAAGGTGTCGTGTTGTCATGCAGAGTTGTTGAAGAAAAGCTTCTAATTAGTAGATGAACACTAAAGACGTGTTGACTTGCAATTCTTGCAAGTCTTCGCCATCGGAAGCTGTGCCACCACAGAAAATAGCCATGAGATGCTTTTTAAAACAAGTGTCTAAGAGATTATAAACAAGTGAATTTCAGCTTTTGCATTCGACCAATTCAAATCCAAATGGCATCCCAAGAATCTCAGTTTCACTTCGTTCTGTTTCCTCTCATGTCCCCCGGCCACTTGCTCCCAATGACAGACCTAGCAACAATATTGGCACAGAATAACGTGATTGTTACTGTAGTCACCACCGTACATAACGCTTCTCGTTTATCAGAAACCTTTTCCCGTGCTTCCGACTCAGGCCTCAACCTCCGACTGGTTCCACTCGAATTTCCATCCCACGATGCTGGATTTCCAGAAGGGTGTGAGAATTTTGACATGCTGCCTTCTATGGGCATGGGTTTGAATTTCTTCCTTGCCGCAAACACCATGCTACACGAACCGGCTGAGAAAGTGTTTGAACAGTTGACACCGAAACCAAACTGCATAATCTCTGACGTGGGTTTAACATACACAGCCGACATCGCCACCAAATTCAACGTCCCCAGAATATCTTTCTACGGCGTTAGTGGTTTCTGTCTCTGGTGGCAGCAAAAGTTGGTCACTTCTAAAGTTTTTGATACCATAGCCACAGATTCAGAGTACTTTTCCATACCTGACATCCCTGACAAAGTTGAGATCACAAAAGCACAGACTGCAAGACCTATGCACGAAAACTGGAGCGAGTTTGTTGAAAAAATGGCCGCAGCTGAAGCGGTTACTTATGGGGTGGTCGTGAATTCTTTTGAGGAGTTGGAACAAGCATATGCAGGGGATTTCAAGAAGGCCAGAAACAATAAAGTGTGGTTTGTTGGGCCCGTTTCACTTAGAAACAGGAATGACTTGGATAAGGCTCAGAGAGGGAACAGCAACAACACATCAAGTGATGCTCATAGTTGCATGAAGTGGCTTGACttgcaaaaaccaaattcagTCATTTACGTGTGCCTTGGTAGCATATGCAATTTAACTCCGTTGCAGTTGATAGAGCTTGGTATGGCCTTAGAAGCATCCAAAATACCGTTCATTTGGGTCATCAGGGAAAGGAATCAAACAGAAGAGTTGATGAAGTGGATTAAGGAATCAGGGTTTGAGGAAAGGACCAAGGGGGTAGGTCTAATGCTACTGGGTTGGTCTCCTCAGGTACTAATACTATCACACCCTGCAATTGGAGGGTTCATGACACACTGCGGTTGGAACTCAACCCTAGAAGCAATATCCGCTGGCGTGCCAATGCTTACGTGGCCACTGTTTGGGGACCAATTCTTCAATGAGAGGTTTGTTGTGAACATTATAAGAATTGGTGTACGCGTTGGGGTGGAAACTCCGGTGCTCTGGGGTGATGAAGAGAAAACTGAGGTATTGGTGAAGAAGGAAGATGTAGTGAGGGCTATAGAGAAGTTAATGGATGAGGGAAGTGAAagggaagagagaagaaaaagggcCACAGGGCTTGCAGAGATGGCTAAGACAGCTGTAGAAGGAGGCTCCTCTCACTTCAATGTGACCCAGCTAATCCAAGACATCATGCAACAGTCCCACAAAAACTAATCTTCTGTTACCAAAAGCATATAAGGTATATTATTTCCACAGATTTCCTAATTCTGCTTAGCAAATTAGTAAAATACATTAGTAATTTTGTAATCTTGATTGTGTTTAAGACTGCCAAATAAATTATGCCCGCCCAATATTTTATCTGATGATTTTAGTCCACTAACACTCAACCAGAATGAGTAATACGATCTTAAGCCTGTGGACTAGGTCATTATCACACAAAAATAAGTCcacagaaaatatttttaattaaattaaattactatagttcttaaaattgaattttttttatcataatatagATTTTGATATTAGGCGAATGCCATAAAAGAATAGAAATTATTGTCATTTTAGTCTCCTACTAGTTACTATATCTCTCAATAGCACTAGCAGCAAATAATAATATgtcaaacaaatttcaattattaatttgacTCCTTTTAAGTATaaagattttattataatttcgTGGATAAGTTATCTACAGATTAATACCGGATTAATATGTGGGTAATTTCATGGGGAACCTAGAAAATTCATCCAATAAAATGTCATGTGATTGATTCTAGCCAAGTAAAAATATACctaaatataatattcaaatagTGTTATACCTATTCAATACAGCTGTATATAATATGCAGCAAATTCAACTCAAATTATCCATAACTTGTCCATTGCTATTATGTCTTTTATAGTTAAGTATTGTTTGATGCTAACGTTGCTAATGTTACGAGCAATTTAAGTGCAAGTTTGATCAACCAACCCCATAAATCCTCGCTGAGTATTGTTTTCGGCAATCTCTTTTCAAGCTCCACCTTGACAATATtgtgttgttttatttacgcAGAGGAAATCGTACAATTAGCTCAGACTTGGAGTTCTCCAATCCCTTCGTAGAACAATTGCAGAGCTTCACTAGTAAAGCCATAAGCAGAAAGTCAGAAATCCATAGAGAGGATATTGCTATCTGTAAAGACTACTCTGTTCCATACAAGGTGTTATATCTTGTTTTAACTTACAgctattttgaaatatattgtgTTAGAAGGAGATAAAATACGAAGAGGACATTATAAAGCATTGTGTTTAACCGTTTGGTTCCACACTTGTCTTCAAATAGTTCTATTTCTACTAATTATATTAGATTTTGAGTAATATAGAGAATAAACAATCTGATCAGATAGCAAAATTTCCCGCACCTCTTGATGGACAATAGGATCTTTCACTATCCCTCCTTTTCTTACCTGAACAGAATATGATATTCAAAGGTTAGAGATAGtacttttctcttctttatttACAAGGGGAAACAATGAtgattatttaatacaaaactaTAATGAGTATAATCCCACTTGCACAAAACACGATAAATATACAATTGTTATTTTCATCGGAGACATTGGGATAAAAATTGTCTTTTCACGCATTAAATTGACTGACAAAATCTATGCAGCAAAGTTAACATTTAAAAATCGCATTGGTGACATGTTTTGAAATTAGAAAAGTGTGTATCTTAGcgatttatttgaaaataaatcatTGGATATCCCTAACAAAATCCATGAGCTGAGAGCAAAAGAGGCCATCCCTTGACAATCTTTGGAGAAACATATTCACTTTAGATGTCTAACCTTCCTCTACAACCAAAGATTACGTAGTATTATTACAGATAAACTCCCTACTACTACCCAATTCCCTCAGATTTAGCTTATGAAACTGATCTAGTCCAAGGGGCACATCGGGTTCACCAAATATATGTACGCAATGTCTCAATAAACcaagatgaaagaaaggaaaatgccAGAGAAGAAAATGTAAAGGTGCATTTGTAatatttcacctagtttacctAAACTTCTTCCATATCATATTAATCATGTAGAGCATATTTAAATGCACATTATTATTGCCGACAAtatcaaaacaaacaacaaaattatataataggaGTTTGTATTCCTCACTTGAAATCTACGAGCTTCAAATTGTGGCTTAATCAAAGTCACTAATGCTGCATTTTCCTTCATGATATTGACCACAGCAGGCATGaactattaaaagaataaaagaaataaaaaagatgcAGTGAATCAAGAAGGCTAATCATACCAGTAATTCTCAGTTCAGCGAAAATAATCTCCAATGTCTCCTCTTACTCTTCTGTGGTTGCTTACAAAGATGACCGAGCACTTAATAATCAATAGACATAGGAGACAAGATCGTGATCATAAACTTTTCTGATAATCTGAAATATTTTACTTGTGATAGGAGTGTAGGACTATGTTTGACAATATTTCAGAACTTACCCAGAGAATAGAGATGAATGAGAGGTCTAAAATCACCAAATCAAGATTTTGGGAGTCTAGGCACAAATATATAGCAACATTTCTTTCTCTTACCCTTAAAAGATGAATAGAAgtgtatatttattaataaaacaattcatattttatatcattgaGCAGCTGAATATACATTAAGTTTTATTTACAGATAAAAGATATTGCTTGTCATAAAAAGCACCGAGGAGGAAATTTATGGCTAAAAGAATTAGGAATTATGCCTGCACCAGCTGTAGTCGACCCCAAAAATAAATGACCCGGGCACTTTATGAATTCATTATTAACAATTGGAGTTCATACCTTGAGACAGTAATATATGCGTACATATACAGACAAAGAAAAGATTGCAGCAGTCATTCTCTAATACCTCTGGAATGTAAGCTATTTTACATAACGGAATGATACCAGAGTACGATCCAGTGTGCCTAATCCTAGACCATAAGGCATAACGATCAACCCCAAAAGAAGTAGCGGTGTAGTTGAAGGCCATTATACCAAGAGAGCAGATACAGACAAAATGGGTGCTCAAAACTTAAGATATATTCATCATTAGAATCGAAAGTCGTAGGTTTGGCCAGACAATCATTATTAATCCAAGgcataactaataaaaataagtccaaaaaaaaagtgtaacaaaataaaagtaCTGTGCTATGCAAGTTAAGCCTCTAAGGAATAACTGCATAACTAAACAGTCAACACAAACAATGAATATAAGAAACCTTAGacacaaaactaaagaaatattaaggaaaaaccACATAGTTGGGTTTGCATttaacaaaaggaaaaaaaaatattaatatagcTTCACTAGCAGCATCaatataattagatttaaagttcatTTCTCAACATAGTATCAGAGTttggttagagtctatcctaacaaaatttgttatttgtttgacatatttagagtctatcctagcaaaatttattatttgttagacATATTGTTTCACCCACTTCTGGaccatccattaatgtctaattCCACGCTCGATATGCATATACCTTAACATGAGAGAAGatatgttggaagtctcaccGACTAGtaataagaccaatttataatatataaatgaatacaaACTTCACCTTATAAACCGATTTTGTGGAGTTGAATTAAACTTAGAGTCTATTTCTTAACATAACCAAAAGAAACTTGAATTATCTAACAAGTTACTTGTCCATAACCTATGCCAACTCCATAAACATGTGATGCACCATAATGAAGTAAGCAGCCAGTAAATCCTCCAGTTGACAGCTCAGAATCAAGAGCTACTTTACCAGTAGTATCACCACCAAGTTGTTTCCAACTTCTGTCCAGTTCTGTGTTGATGTAAAAAAGCCAAACGACAATACAGTTCCACCAAAGTTGCAGCTGAGACATTATTTCAAGTAAATAGAACTGTCACCTACATACATATTTGGTAATTTTGGCTATTATCTCCACAACAGTTTTTTCAGGCAGAGGGCTACCGGCTTTATTTATAAACTTCCCGTCAAAATATACTTTGCCTGCATGCCATATGATACcagtatataataatatattctatTGTCTTacaatgaaaaacataaaaagagtCTACAACGACAAACTAATATTGGTTACATTCATTTGAGTGTAATGCGTAAATGTAGATAGCacgaaaagaaagaaaaaaggaaggCTCCGAAGAATATTTGTCGCATTGCAGTACCCTTTTATCGAGTTGCATTATATTTGATCTGGAGTTTTAAAAAGGTTCAAACGAGATTCTACTCTAATATGAAAGATTTCACCAAGCAGAAGTTCAATCAAAACTATTCTTTTAGGGTGAGAATATATTATTCGAACTGGCTACGTATTAGCTCAAACacaattgaaaacaaaatagaaaaaataaaatataaaaataaaaacaaaaaagtccTTCATTTGCTGAAATCATTGGTACACAAAGCACAGGTCAGCCTATCACCTGAGTAGCCAGTACCATTCAAGGTAACTAAATTAACAATTGTCACTCAAGAAACCTAATGTATTAAGGTTGTGGATTGTAAGTGATGTCCTAGTTGTTATATGGGCTCGTGCACGACTAAATGATGCCGAATCTCTCCGATGTCTTTCCTCAAAACCTCACAATGGCATCAGAATCAGAATCGGTGGTTCTCCCAATAATGACTCAGATAAATATGTTATAAAGCCGGTaaagaatttagaaaaaattaagGTGAGTTGGATTTACCACATTGGTAAGAAATAAGATGACATGAGAACGACTAATGAGCTTTGGTTTTTAAACTGAGACTGATGTACTAATCTATTGTATGGTGAATATGATTGGTATCTTCCCTTGAAAAACCTCACAAACCAGAAACAGAAAATAGCCCGAATCAAACTAATCAGAGCAATTGTCAGAGTTGCCCACATAACATGattcacaataaaaaacatataaggaaaaaactaagaaaacaGAGAAAGGAGTAGTCTCAACGAACACTAGCAGAATGCAACGCATAAAGAAAGTGATGATATAAGTGCAAAGCTGAGAGTGAGATCAAAAAACACACTAACCGTCATTCACCATTGATGGCCAAATGCAGGTGTCGATGATGACAACCACCATCATGATCGGCCCCAACACGGCCACGAGGTATCCACAGTGAGACGGGTGTGCAGTGCCAGAGCAACCATATTGAAGGGTTTGAAGGGCAGAACTCGAAGAGGGTTTGGAGGGATTATATTATATGTCTGGAATatcttatatgattttattttttatttttgtgggtAAATAATTTcgaataattgttattttttaaattaaagtacgaaatgaatttgatttgtcaaatattttgaaatgaagTTTGTAAATGTTTTCCTAGTTTACACAGTTGTAGTGctttacattattatatttaatcgcaaatatattttctaaaacataATTTGTAACGAATCGAATTACtggttttaaatatataaaatgattattttaaaaattagactTAAAGAGAGTGCTATTCTATTTacaatctgaaaaaaaaaactaattagtTGAAGAGAAAGTGGTATTAAAAGGACCGAAATTGCATGGAGTCTTTGTATTTCGATTTGTGGGATAGTAAGAAAATTGAAGTGTAATTATTGTCAAAAAGTATTAATAAGAagaatttatcaattaaaacataGTGATTTCAAAAGATGTTGAAGCATGGATAAGAATTATTGGAGATGTTAAAAAACTAACGTTGGATGTTGTTATTTGTTGTAACAAAATCTAATGTTCAAAAAATTTGAAAGGGGAGTAGCATTGGTATTTCAAAGGGTGTTGGAAAAAGATTAAaacagaaataagagagttatatttaatgtattttcaacaaaaagaagtgagttgttaaaagaaatattaatttcattttcaagaaAAGTAGAAGGGAGTTGTTGAATTTCTCCCAGGTGTAcaattaatgttaataattttaaaaggaaataaGAGTATTATATCCTTGTGACGATATAATATTAagaattacattaattttatactattaatccattggtttttattttatttttctcaaataaatcttttagttattttttatttcaattgagtttttaattGTGAAAAATCTATGTAATTGAATCTCTATTGTTAAATTAGACGTTAAATATAAGCTAGCGAGATACaataatatgatttaattaaaatacatgACAAACTTAGGATGTAGTGATCATATCACACTCATATGAGTCAATCAATATCACACTCATATGAGTCAATCAATATCACACTCATTTGAGTCAATCAAAAATGGTCACATTATCATCTTCATCTCCATCTTCTCAGTGTATGTATAATAATGtcatatgaaaatttttaatttagtttatgtaattgttattttaatttaattgagtactaatttaaaaaaaaacaattttatctcACTCGaaaccaaatttaaattttatataaatattatactagtaattttttattaaaattaatatttttattaaatatttaaaacaaaattaagtttatttaaatgtatatattacattaaactttatttaaattttattttaaaattttaaatgtatttgtattgatgtttaattatataaaactttaatattatttttttatttcaattcatatttaaaataattgtgtataaatttataaatctatacaaaatctaaatttataaatctatataacCTTAAGATTCTTTTTCTATTAACAAAGGAACGCTtatacttttcattttatttctgtttatatttatacttatattaaagttatatatatatatatatattatattttaacatcccaattatatagtattaaattataaaagagtTATACACATTTTATATAATAGAACAATTAACATAATTAGGAGATCAAGTTTcactatatttatataaaacataaaagtccaTTTTATATGTATACAAAACAATTGACACACCAATATGTACATAGAACTAGTATAGAAAAAACTATACATTTGTTGTCCTTCTACTAAAGTATGATCCACGGACACTTTAATACCAtctattttcaccaatcaagtgacaaaaacaaacataagccaacaagaaaaacaacaagggtaagctagtatcaaataaatttaacataatattcacaattaattatattacattCATTAAGAATATATTGGAATAATATCACACTTCAATCAAATTATAATCATAGACTCATACCATCCTGATACATGTGTTATTGTAGAACTATGACGATTTGTGCACTTATAGTGATGAAACAGCTGGACAACCTCAAACTACCATACAaagttagtccgttatcactcacctaaAGTCAAAAAAAACCTCTAGACTAGGATCttctactactctcaccacatgtttCATATCCCTCTCTATTTGAGAATAtatgaccattagaatgtcaagaTAAACCCCAAGTAAGAGCTCACAATAACACATACACTACTTGAAACATCCATAAGAATTTCACCataaaaattcatattcaaCCATACCTTAATACaaacattcatttatataatacacATCAAACAATACATTGAATACAACCCTACATATATCAAAGTATAAGAAACAATCCATCATAGTATCATACACAACTTAAAATAGCAAAACATAAAACTCAAAAGATTGGCGCTTGGGCGCCCAGGAGCTGGTGATCAACGCTCAAGCCTCTGGTTTCTAATGCTCAACGTCCAAAAAAAGGAACCCAACGCTAGAGCCCCTAAAATCAAGCGCTCAAGGGGTGCccaatttacttccaaatcaaTCCCAAAGAACTTATAAAACAGTCACACAATATCACAACATCAGCAACACATCATAACTcatcaaaatttacatttactCAATTCAACTCATCTAAGCTATCAtacaatcatatttcatcacCAATTACTCAAGAatcaaattaactaaattttcaTACCACGTAAGCACATATacaacaaaataacattttctatTACATATATAAGTAATAAATTAGTTTCTTTTACCTTAAAGAGAACTATCACCAATTAACACCGGTCTCAAACCTTGCTTATAACAAAAGAAATTCTAAAAATGCcaacaaatcacataaaagATATTACAGTAAGTCTTTAGGACCTCTCTAATCAACAAGAAACCAAGAGAAGAGATCAAAACACATATGCAATGGAATATTACAATGCATGATCTCAACCTAAaacgaaaaagtaaaaaaagaccAAAACTTACTTCCTTAATACTAAAAATTGATCAGGTACAAATATAGACCGCACTATTATGGTCATTTAGACACCTCCTGGTTGTCAAAAAAGATGACCTAAGagttagaaaagttaaaaaattagtagagaacttaaaaaaaaaagttttagaaaaaagaCAAGTGCTTTAGACAGTGAGACGAGttcaaaaaattttattaatattatcaaattaatttaattttataatactcagttttattattttaaaatatctatcaACTCTTATATtctactatatatatattaatatgatattttatttataattaattagaaatctataaaatattgaaatataaatttaaataaaaacactaaagtatgatgtaataaaatattaatataaaatacatttaaaatttttaaaaataaagtttaatataaaatataaatttaaataaatttaatcttattaaaaatatcaattttaataaaaatattaatatattcttaaaaatacCAATatgatagaaattaaatttagtcttaaaaaatataaaattatttaatttaaaaaatatacacgtttaaattgagaattttACATGACATTTGATATCTGACGTTACCCTAGTCACATCGTATTACCTTTACTATGTGATGAGACCTTCACTTAAcacaatagttttttttttaattaagaattacaaaataaataaaaaatcactgACAGATGACTTAACGCTTTTAATACAATACTTACGAAAAACACCAAATTACATTACATTTtaaacatttcaatttttttgtagaCTTGATGTACATTAGTACATAAATACTGAATCGACATAAAGATACCTAcggttatattttaaaatttaatatataaataaatgttggTACAGCTAATATTCATTTAGGCTTTATTTTTTTGGtagatttgggggagatgatttgaatggatttgagtagatttgagggtaattttttagttgttttttttgagtgaatttgtggataattgagagtggatttggaagtaaagtttgtaagaattagtgtaggatttgattgatctgatagattttaaaaattaatttaatttgtaaaaattaaagattactaaaatacccctagttataaaagtaatataaaatgttatttataaatgttatatttaattgtaaaaatgtctataaagaaaaaaaaattatgaataatttataaaattaatgtttaaaaattataaaaattaaataatcaacttatttttaataaattagaaaatataatatacctaattttattaagatgtacatctttttaaattataatattaaaataattatacaaaaaattgaaaaatatatagccctgtaaccggttacgcgtttGCGTAACCGGTTACGGTGTCCCAGCAAAAACTTCATTCTTCTGTAACTGGTTACACTCTGCTGTAACCGATTACGCCACCCCCGTCGTTGCTTAAATTGGAGGGCACATACGACTTTTCCGCGACAATTTACTCAAATCTCATCACAACCGTGGGTGACTGAACAGTGCAACCATCCCGCATTTCACCACAAATCCATCCGCGCATTTCAGTTCAACCGAACGCATAACGAGCTTAATTCCTCGCTCGCAAAACTGTGTAAATAGTTAAATCGCTTCAAACGAACACAGCGTTAATGTTTGTTGTGCGTGGTTGGtagattaatattaaaataaaatgtacaaTAAACTTTTATGTTTCATCATCAGCGGTGGAATCGTATAGAGGTTGAGGCGGCCTTCCTCCACCAAATTATTTTTAGCAtatatctaaattaatatataaataataaaaatttattttaattttagtatattttatatttagcatttttaaatttgtatagaTTTATTTATGTCACTattcatcatatatatatatatatatataatttattgatttttttacgGTAAGAGTGTCGAAATAGAAACCGATGATTAATATGTCTGTCTGCCAAAACATAGTAGGTTGGATAAGAATTTTCAACCACCAATCCATCGAACTTCTAACTTGTTAAATTAGCGTACCAAACACGAATTAAATCGTTTCTGacccattttattttttatttttaattaaaaaataatttttttatattatacttttgtaaaaatgtaaatatacaatagtattagaatttaaatattaatatataaaaattaagtttcaatttttattaattttaataaaagaattcaacaaattaaaaatattaattaatcaattaaaaatttaaaaattatttatatgattaaatgttttttaaatatttattggtaagtatatatacaaacaaattttaaaaaagtttaaaaaaaatgtgcaaCCTCAAACGCTAGCCTGTCGACCTATGACAGAATGTTGTAATTTCTAACCTGATTTTTGATAGCGGACTAACCCGACCCAaatcatttttaacaaattaagaTCGAACCAAAACATTGTAGCTGGCCTGTTTTTCCATCTTGTCACCTCTACTTAATAGATCAAGTTTGCCAACTTTTATAAAATTCGTTCTCACCGAACAGTgctttattaaataaattcaatttaatatatagacCTCTCTAAATACAAAGTCAATGTTTCCTATAAACTTTTCATCTATCTAAAATTTGTGCGcataattgttaaattaaaaaaaatcgacctcatattcttaataatattaatgatggCCAACATAAGCttcagataaaataattaatta
This sequence is a window from Vigna angularis cultivar LongXiaoDou No.4 chromosome 2, ASM1680809v1, whole genome shotgun sequence. Protein-coding genes within it:
- the LOC108322445 gene encoding UDP-glycosyltransferase 73C6, whose amino-acid sequence is MASQESQFHFVLFPLMSPGHLLPMTDLATILAQNNVIVTVVTTVHNASRLSETFSRASDSGLNLRLVPLEFPSHDAGFPEGCENFDMLPSMGMGLNFFLAANTMLHEPAEKVFEQLTPKPNCIISDVGLTYTADIATKFNVPRISFYGVSGFCLWWQQKLVTSKVFDTIATDSEYFSIPDIPDKVEITKAQTARPMHENWSEFVEKMAAAEAVTYGVVVNSFEELEQAYAGDFKKARNNKVWFVGPVSLRNRNDLDKAQRGNSNNTSSDAHSCMKWLDLQKPNSVIYVCLGSICNLTPLQLIELGMALEASKIPFIWVIRERNQTEELMKWIKESGFEERTKGVGLMLLGWSPQVLILSHPAIGGFMTHCGWNSTLEAISAGVPMLTWPLFGDQFFNERFVVNIIRIGVRVGVETPVLWGDEEKTEVLVKKEDVVRAIEKLMDEGSEREERRKRATGLAEMAKTAVEGGSSHFNVTQLIQDIMQQSHKN